The window AGCAGAACCTACTGTTGCCATTTGGCCGTACGCAGGCTCGATCCAGTACTTCAGGTCCTTCATATTGATCATCACACGGTAGTAACCGCTTGAAGGAACTGAGAGGTTGTCCTCATCCTGCTCAGCGAGGTCGCCGGGTGAACCTTTCTTCATACCCCAATCCTTGGCATTCAGCGGACCACCGGGCCACTCCTGCTGGTTCAGGATCTTGAATCCAAAGCCATCCACAGAGAGGTAGGAATAGGCATAGAAGTAATTGGCATCACGGGTATCCTGGATGAAGCGGACAGAGCGCGCAGGCTCCCATCCGGCAGGGCTTGAACCACCCACCAGGTAGAACTTCAACTCACGCAGGTATACCACATCATTTACGTATAGGGATGGCAGTGAGTAAGTGCCAGACTTGGCCACTACCCTCCACTTGAGGGCAACCGGTGAACCAAGGTCAGTGAAACCGGCACCGATCAGAGCTTCATTGAAATCAGCATAGGACCAGGTACGAACGGTATCGATTCCGTTCTTATTGGAAGCAGATGCCAGTACGGGTGCACTGAAACTTCCATCAGGCTTGATGAACTCGATGGTATAGGTAACCGGCTTGGAAGTACTGGAAGAATTGGATGTCTGCCATACAAACTTCACTGAGTCGGTAGTGCTGAAAGGATTGATCTCGATAGTAGAATTGGAACTTACCGGGCCATAAATAGCGAATGGTGAAACACCATCACCAAACCTGGTGATATCGATAAAGTTCACTTCGTTGGCCCTCACTTCCACATCACCGTTGTTGGCAATAACTGTCCATTGCAGGTCAGCGGTGGCCGCATCGGCAACTCCCTTTGATTTCAGGGCATCATCGATCTGCTTGTAGGTAAGGGTCAGCTTGGTATCCTTACCCTCATTATCTGAAGGGATGGACAAAATGGGCTGTTCAATAGAACCTGTACGCAGTGCAGCGATCCAGGTATAGGTAGGTGCAGTATTCAGACCCGGACGGGCAGCTGACCAGGTGATGGTCACTTTCTCATTCGGGGTAGCTGAATTCAAAGCCAGTTTGGCACCACTGGCAGGCGTCAACAGGGAGAAGGCATCCAGACCTTCACCTGAGCCATCTTTATCAAAATCATACTTCTTACAAGAAGTAATGATCAGGGCGGTACTTAATAAGGCCAGCAATATTTTTCTCATAACCATGATGTTTACTTGAATTGGGTAAATGGTACTTCAATAGCTCCTGTCTGGTGAGGCACATCACCACCTGTAGCATCCTTCACCTTTCCCTTGAAGGAGTAAGTGAATTTGGACAACTGGGTTCCGGCAGGAACGGTGAATGAATAAGTGGGGATGAAAGAGGCAGCCCACTTCTGGTTGCCCAGTGCCTTCAGGTTAAAGGACTTGGTGCCAATGGCAGCTCCTGCTGCATTGTAAAGGGTCACCTCCACTGTTTCGGGAGCCAGGCGCTGGTCATTTACTTCAGTGGCCAGGGTCTGGTCGAAGTTGAGCTGGATGGCATCATCCTTACCAACTTTTGCAGGGAACACCCTCATCATGGTTGGGGTGAACACCAGGGCATCGAACTTAAATGTCTTATAGTCCTTGGACTGTTTGGATCCATCCCTTGTCTTCACCAGGAAACCAAAGGTTCCCAACTGGGCGGGTGTCAGGCCGAAGATCTCTGTACCCACAAAAGTGAAGCGCCATTTATTGGGGCCGGCATTGGTCATCTTGGCGGCAACACTTGAATTACCCCAGGAGCCATTCACAATACCATCCTTCTTTGGCTTGGCCGGATCATTATCCCTGGCATCAGGGTTACTGAAGATCCAGATAAAACATTCTGCTTCACCTGCCACGCCTTCACCGGTAACATCTACTTCAATGGTTACCTGGTCAACAGGGGTAAACACCGAAGGAGTGAACTTCGGGTTCTGGGCCTTTGCCAGCGAAACGCTGAACAAGGCAGCCATGAATACAACTAAATATTTCAAGGTTTTCATTGTAATGCTTTTACTGTTTGGTGAACACATATTCGTAGGTCATGGTTACTTTGCCTGACTCGGCGTTCACCCTGTCGACCTTCAACTTAAAACTGGGGCTGAACGCGCTGGGATAGGATCCGAACTTGGCCTTCAGGGTATCGGTACCCTGGATGAAATGAACCTGACTGGGTGCAGCAATATTATCCACCTCCCATTTGCCGGAAGCGAAGGGAATGATCTTCGGGGAATTTCCGGGAGTGGTTGTGAAATCAGTAGGTGCATTGGACGCACTGTTCAGTTTTAACTTGAACTCAGAGTAAGGAAAATCAGAAGTGATGTCCTTGCTGATGTAAGGGGAGTTTTTGATCCCAGCTTCCTCGTCGGTCTGCTTGGCACTCACCAATACCCAGTCACCGGTAAGGGCGGGGATATTTCCCAAAAAGCTCTCTTCATCGATGATCGGGCCGAATTTCTCCGGCTTACAGGCTGCCATGTTCAACAGCAGGCCTGCGCATATAATTAAGCTTAACTTTTTCATATCAATGTCTTTTTAAGATTAGTTACAACCTCCTTCAGGATTCCTTACGAATTCTGTGTTAGAGGCCATTTCACCTTGCGGGAACTGGATGGCCAGACCAGGACAGTTCCAACGGGCACCGCGACCATCAACATTCTGGCCGGTCAATGCACCGATGCGTTTGATCTCCTGGATACGGTTGCCTTCACCCACCATTTCAATGAAACGCTGCTCGCGTGCTACACGGATCACATCTGCAGCCGCAGCATTGGTGGGAAGGTTGCGGCTGGTATTGCCATATGCCCTTTCCAGGATATCATTCACATCCTGGATGGCTGTTGCAAGGGCAGCACCGCCTGCAGCAGCACCGGCTTCAGCCCTGATGAGCTTCAGTTCGGTCACATGCAGTACCGGCAATTCAAAGACATCACTGTTATACTTAGTGATCACATTGATCCCTGCCTGAAGTGTATTGCTTACAAATATCGCACGCTTATCACCGGTATTGGCCACCTTGTTGAACGTTTCGTTATTAACGAACAGGGTTGGCCTGCGGGTGTCACTCCTGAACTGGTCGCGCAGACCATTTCCAAGACTACCCTGGGGATTGTTTTGCTGTGCAGAGATCAGGAGGATCGCTTCCTTGTTCTTGCCAACGGAGAAACGGGTGGTAAATGCTGTATCAGACTTTACGAACTGGTAAGGCTTGGCTCCGCTTAAGGCATCATTGGCCGCAGCGTACGCTTCAGCAAATTTGTTCATCTGGAAATAAACCTTGGCCAGCAGGGCGTTTGCAGCATCCTTAGAGGCAACAGTAGTGGCTCCTGATGAAAGCTTTGCAGCCGCATCGTTCAGGTCGGCAATGATCTGGTTGTACACTTCCTGTACACTCGCACGGTTAGCGATATTAACATCTGAGCTAATGCGCACGGGTACGCCAAGATGACTATTGTCCGGAGTAAAGCCATAGGGTTGGGCATAGAGGCGAACCAGTTCGAAATGCACCATGGCACGGATGAACTTGGCTTCCCCTTCGATCTGATCCTTGGCTGCACTAGCCTTATCGAGGTTGGCCAGCACCTTGTTCATGTTGGCCACGATACGGTAACTGTTGGAATAAAAGTCATTCTTATATGCACCGAAGATGGAAGTACGACGGCCATAGATCTCACCAAAGTCTTCGGTGAGCAGGGTTCCGTCCAGTTCATCACTCAACAGTTCGCTGATGACTACGGTCCTTCCGCCGTAGAAGGTTTCACTTCCAAGGGTAATGTAAGCACCATTCACTACACGCTGCAGTCCGGCTTCATCCTTCAGTGCTTCTTCTTCCAGGATCTGGCCCTGTGGTGGGCGATCGAGATACTTTGAACATGATACACCAGCGATGGCAGTGGCCAGCAGCAGTGCAGCACCAATTCTATATGAACGCAATTTCATTGCAAATCTTTTTTGTTGTTAGAAAGTAATGTTCAATCCGAATGTTACTGACTTCTGCTGGGGAGGAGTCAGGTAAGTTACGTTGGGGCTCAGGTTACGGTCCTGCGGATTCTCAAAGTCACGGGCGATCTCAGGATCTCCACCGGGATACTTTGACCAGGTCAGGAGGTTCATACCGGTGACGAAGAAACGTGCACGATTGATCTTGATCCTGGAAAGCAATGTTGCAGGCAGGTTGTAAGCCAGGGTCAGCTCCCTCATACGCAGGAATGACGCATCATACAGGAACAGGGTTGAGTTGTACTGCCATTCGCTGGACAAACCATAATAGGTATCTGGACGCATGGTCAGGCGGGGGAAGGTAGCCACATCACCCGGGTTGCGCCATCTATCAGCGATATCTGTACGGATATTCCAGTCAGTTACAATACCGAGTTGGCGCTTGGCACTACCATCATAGATGTTACCTCCGATGGTGTAAGTGAACAAGCCGGACAATTCAAATCCCTTATATGCGAAGAAAGTATTGAAACCACCTACATAGTCAGGAATCACAGAACCTACAGGAACACGGTTGTTCAGGCTGAAGGTCTTGGTCAACTTTCCGTTGATGTCAACCCAGATAGGCAATCCGTCATTCTCATCCACACCATGGAATCGTACCAGGTAGTTGGTACCTACAGGGTATCCTACTGCGATACGGGTATCGTTGGTACCACCACTGATCGCATCGGCACTCAGGTTACCCAGGTCCTTTACTTCATTGTAGTTCTTGGAAATATTACCACCCACACTCCATTCGAAATCCTTGTTCTTGATGATCTTGGCATTCAGGGTCAGTTCCACACCCTCGTTCACGATCAGTGAATTATCGAGGTTCCTCCAGCCATTATTGAAGCCGGTGGAAGGCGACAGACCCGCATCCAGCAATACATCTGTGGTAGAACGGTTATAGTAGGAAAGTTCACCGGTTACACGGTTATTAAGCACGGCAAACTCGATGCCTGCATCGAAGTTGAAGATCTTCTCCCAACGCAGGTCAGGGTTACCGATGCGGTCGAGGTAATAGGTCTGGCCACCAACATAGGGGCTACCACCATTATAAGCAGTGTAGTAACGACCTGCCGGGATATTGGAGTTACCCATGATACCCGCACTGGCCCTTACTTTCAGGAAGTTCAGCCAATCGATGTTCTTGAAATACTCGTCTTCTGTCAGGGTATAGCCAATAGCTGCTGAGGGGAAGAAACCGTACTTGTTGTTGGAACCGAAACGGGAAGAACCATCGATACGTGCAGTGAACTGCAGGAACAGCTTGTTCTTGTAGCTATAGTTGATACGACCGAAGAAGGAGTTAAAGGTGAAGGCATTGAACTCGGTAGTGTCCATCAGGTTGTTCTTGGCGAAACTATCCCTGGTATCCTGCCATACACTCTTGTTCTTATAATAAGGCTCATTCAGTTCACGGCCGAAATCGGTATTGTAGGATTTAGAATAAGACTCCTGCACTTCAGTACCTACGAGGAAGTTGAAGCTGTTGTCCGTATTCATGTCCCAACGATAATTAGCGGTCAGGTTGGCATTCAGGTTGGTTGTCCAGATCGGGCTCCTTCTGGCAAAACCCAGTCCACTGGTACTGTTGCGGATCTTGGCAGATTCAAACCTGTCTTCCATACCGATCATATAGTCAATGTTACCATTGGCTTTGATGGTAAGGTTCTTGATCGGTGTGTACTCCAGCACCAATCCACCCAGCAGGCGGTCATCACGGTTGATCCAGGTGTTCTCCACCATGCGTGCATAAGGGTTAGCACCATCCAGCCAGTAGCTGCCATCTTCCTTGTAAACAGGATAGATCGGCAAGGCAGTACTCATGGCATCACCCAGGCCACCAGACCATGCTGCAGGTACACGCTTGTTCACACCACGGTTCCAGCCACTGGTAAGGGCGGCCTTGAACTTATCGCTGAACTTATAATCGAGGTTTACGCGCAGACCATAACGGGTAAAGGAGTTACCCATGATATAGCTTTGGTTATCGCTATAGGTAGCACCAACATAGGCCTTCATCTTCTTGCCACCGGTATTCATGCTGAGGTTATGCTCATTGATGAAACCATCGCGGGTCAGCAGGTCCCACCAGTCAGTATTGGTTTGCGCAGCCTTGTCCCAGGTAATACCGGCAGGGAGCGGGGCAAGACCAGAGTTGCCATCATTCTGCCAAGCTTCCTGGCGAAGGGCCAGCCACTCTTCGTTGTTCGCGAACTTGGGACGGTTGGCATAGGTAGAGATACCGATACGGTTGTTGTAGTTGAAACTGGGCTTGCCAGATTTACCACGCTTGGTCGTGACCAGGATCACACCGTTGGCACCGCGGCTACCATAGATACCGGCAGCTGCTGCATCCTTCAGCACTTCTACCGACTCGATATCTGAAGGGTTGATGGATGCAAGTGGGTTCTGGTTCATGGCACCACTGTTACCACGCAGGAAAGGATCCTGGGTAATGGGAATACCATCCACTACATAGAGCGGGTCACCACCGGCACTGATGGAGTTGATACCACGTACACGTACAACCGAACCGGAACCGGCCAGACCACTACCCTGTACTACCTGAACACCAGCGGCACGGCCCTGGAGGGCAGCTTCAAAACTGGGGGCAGGAATGGAGTTGATCTTGTCGGAACTAACCTTGGCAATGGAGCCGGTCACTTCGCGCTTGCGCTGTGTACCGTAACCAATCACCACTACCTCCCCCATCTGGGATTGGTCATTCTGCATGGTTAGGGTAATGGTGTTTTTTTCACCCACCTTCATCTCCTGCCTGGTGAAACCAACAGAAGAGAAAACCAACACTGCATTGTTATCCGGAACCTGGATGGAGAAGCTGCCATCCGCAGTAGTAGACACCCCGGCTCGAGTGCCCTTAACGATCACCGACACTCCTGAGAGTGGGGTACCGTCCTTGTCAGTAACCTTTCCCGAGATGGTTCTGACCTGTGCAAAAACGCCCTGCTGCATTGTCAATAGTAACAACGGCAAGGCAATCGTAAGCAGTAGACGTTTCAGGGACATAATCAATAATTGTTGCGTTATATAAAAATCTTAGTGATTTCCCGATTATGCGTACTAAATACACATTAGCAATGTGTAAAAAGTACGCAATTATAGATATTATTTTCTTATTTGTTAAATAATCCTGAACTTTTTTACTAATTAAATTTTTTTCTGAATTGCCCTACTGTATTGGGTTTAACCCCGATTAATGGGGGCGGGTAAGAACTTAAACAATATCCTCTGGTCCTTCCTGCAAAATCTCCGGGCGGGTAATTTCCTTGTCCAACTGGTATGTAATAAGACAGCTTGAAAGGGTTAATTGCTGCAAATTCCCTGCTGAACGATCAACTTACTTTCTTGGCCTTCTTCCCAAACTTGGCGGCATTGAACTTGTACAATTTACCCGGACGGTGGGGAACATCCTGCTCCAGTTCATCCAGGTCCACCAGCCAGTCCATCATGAAGAACTTCTTCCTGAAATTCCTCCTGTCGAGTTTGGTGTTCAATATCGCTTCATAAAGGCTTTGTAATTCGCGCAGGGAAAACTTCTTGGGCAGCAGGTTGAATACCACAGGATGGTCCAGCACTTTTTCCCTCAGCCGTTCCAGGCAGGTATCCAGGATCCCCTTGTGGTCGAATGCCATCTCGGTGATGTCCTTTACCGGGTGCCAGTGCAGTTCGTTATCAGACAATTTCAATTGATAGTCCTTGATATTCACCAGCGAAAAATAGGCAGTAGTAATTACCCTTCCTGCCGGGTGACGGTCCACCTTTCCAAATGTGTGAACCTGCTCCAGGTAAACATCATCCAGTCCTGTCCTTTCCTTCAATATCCTGTAGGATGCACTGTCAATGTCTTCATTGGGTTTCACAAGGTCACCCAACAAGGACCATTTGCCCTTGAACTCCTTGATATTACACTTGATCACAAGGACCTTCAACTCATTATCCTCAAAGCCGAGGATAACACAGTCAACGGACAGGGCTATGCGGAAATAGTCCTTGTCGCTCAGCTCTCCAAAATGGCTGAACCTGGAGATGTTTTTCATGCAGCGATCGTTATAAGGGTTTCGAAGGCGCCAAAAATAACAGATTGTCTTCTTATGGCACCAACAGTTTCAGTACTTTTCTATGGCCATTCACCTGTAACTGGAGCAGGTAAGTACCCTGCTTCAGGCGGCTGATGGTAGCTGCACCCAGGCTGGCATTGTGTATGCCCTTCGCCCTGAATCCAAGCCCCCTTTCCTCCAGCAGCCTTCCACTCATGTCAAACAAACGCATTACCACCTGCCCGCTTTCCGGGATCGCAAACTTCAATTGGGAGTTGGCCACCAGCGGGTTGGGTATCACCTGCAGCTGGATATCTGTGGTATTGTTCAGATCGATCACCGGTGTGGGAGGTGAGGTATTCATGTTCCTGTCCACATAAACGCGGTACTCACCGGCATTCAAGCCAATGGTTTGCTGTGCGCCGGTTGCAGAGATGGTATTCCCTGTCAGCAGTTCAAACCAGGTACCGGAATGCTGGAAGGTAACCGCCGCAGAGGTGGAGCCCAGTCCAAAATTCCCGATGATCAGCAGGTTCGATGTATCTGTACTCAACTTCAGGATCTTCACTGCACCTGAAAGGTCTGGCGTTACCCTGTCCGACATAAACAAAGCCTTGTAAAAGGGATGGTTCCTCAAACCCAGCATGGTCTTATACACCTCACGCACCCTGATCCTGTTGGGTTGGGTATAATAATCCCAACGGATCGGCTTGGCATCTGTACGACAGTCATTGTTGACCGTTCCGTTTGAACAATAATTAATGGAATAGTCGTATCCCAACTCACCAAACTGCCAGATCAATTTGGGTCCGGGCATGCCCAGCAGGAAGGCTGCGGCCATTTCATTCCTTTTCAATGCTGTGGCCTCATCGCGGATATTATACCCAGCAGCCGACAAACCTTCGTTTTCACACTTCACCATGGAGCGTTCTTCATCATGGCTTTCCATGTAACTGATCAGGTGGGGTTGGTTCCAGCCACGAAGGGTATGCAAAGCCCACTGGAAATTGGAATTGCCTACCGCGCCTTTTGCTGCTTCGGTGAAATTGTAATTCATGTTGCCCCACAGCATCATACCATAATCTGACAGTTCCTTTTCCTCCTGGTTCACACCAAGGTGTTCAAGGATCACATAGGATCCATTTGACTTCAATTGCAAGGTATCATAATAGGCTTTCCAGATCCTTACCCTGCTGGCATCGTAGGCGCTCCAGTTGTCCACATTACAATTGTTCCCGTTGATATCGCAGGTATTGTTTTGGGTAAAGCCTTTCGAAAGGTCGAAGCGGAATCCGTCAAGCTTGTATTCCTGCAGCCAGAACTCCACCACCCTGCTGAAGAAGCGTTTGGTGTCGGCACTTTCATGGTTCATGTCATACCCCACATTAAAGGCATGCTTGGCAATGGGGTTGTACCAGGGGCTTTCAGCAGTTGGCCTGTTCAGGTTCTTATCCCAATACAATTGCACCATCGGGCTCTGGCCAAAGGAATGGTTCAGCACCATATCCATGATCACGGCAATGCCGTTCTTATGGCACTCATCCACGAATGCCTTCAGGCTGTTCTTGTTGCCATAGTATTTGTCGGGTGCGAAATAGTAGGAAGGATTATAGCCCCAGCTCAGGTTGCCTTCAAACTCATTGAAGGGCATCACATGAATGGCATTCACCCCAAGGGATTTGAAATAGCCGATGGAATCCTTCATGGTCTTCCAATCATGTTTCTCAATAAAATCACGCAGTAACACTTCGTAAATGATCAGGCTCCGCTTATCGGGACGCTGGAAACTGTTCACCTGCCAGTTATAGGCTTCCTGCCTGGTTTGCAATACACTCACGATCCCCGTGGTCTTGCCTGCCGGGTAAGGCTTGAGGTTGGGATAAGTTGAAGCCGGGATGAACTGGTCGTTGAAGGGATCCAACACTTTCTCGGTGTAAGGATCGCCAATGCGCAGGTCACCATTCACCAGGTATTGGAAACCATATTCCACCCCTGGCGCAAGTCCTGTAAGCCTGAACCAGTAATGCTTTCCATCAGGGGTCTTGTTCATCTGGAAAGAAGCTGATTCCCTCCAGTCATTGAAGTCGCCGAGAAGGTTCACCCTATCCTTGTTTGGTGCATACAAAACAAGGATGGCAGACGTATCTCCTTGTTCATAATTGATACCCTCCTTCACGCCAGCCGGAAGGGGTAATACTGTGTTGGAAGGGGCTATGAATATCTTGAAAGTATCACCGGCAATCGTGCTGCCATCGTTGGCATTGGCAACAAAAACCTGCTCTCCTGGTGCAGCAATGGCTGCATTGGCCTGGATGCTGGTAGCATTGGCACTGGCTTGTAGCTCAGTCCCATTCAGCTTCAGGGCAAGGGCAGCAGATTTGCTGCTAACGGCTGATAAGGCAATATTGGAACCTACCGATGCTGTGATCGGAAGCACATAGGGATTGAACCGGGGCTCTGATTCCGGAGAAGTAAAGCGAATAGCATTGGCACCGGCAGGGTAAATGGTCCAGTACATATTGCCCTGGTCAACACTCAGGTCTGAGCATTTTCCCTCGAGTGCTGCACCTCCCGGATTATAACTCCTGAAAACAAAAGCGATCTTACGAATGGCCTCACCTGCAGGAACGCCATAGTAGGCGCGTACGCCACTGATCTTGTATTCGTATTTATTGTTGCCCAGGGAACGCAAACGGTCATTGGGATTATTGGTATTCCAGTTCTGCTTCACATATTTCCAGTCACCGGGACCAGTGCTCCGGTCGGTAATCACACCAGTGTGGATATACACATCGCCCCCAAAGTTGAAGAGGCCCTTATTACCTTTTGATGCATCAAATACAATGGTGATCTCATCACTCTCCGTTGGGAAAGCCGGGGAAACAGTGATCAATTGCGCCTGGCCAAGCAGGAAAAGCAGGCAGGCAAAAAGCAGTAGGCCGAGTTTTCTCATGACAAACAATCCAATAATGTGTTAAAAATACACATTAATGCCAACTGGACAAGTTTTGTTGAGGATTTTAATGCCCTGCCCTGCCCCGCTGTTCATCCAATGCCCATTGCAGCTAACTTTACAGGCCAATACAGACTTATGTATAACGCTAACGAAACGCATCATTTACAACAACTTACCCATACATTACTGAAGGAATTACCCACTATCCCGGAGAAGGAGATCGAAGGCCTGAGGGATGTACTCCGCTTCCATGAATACCGGTATTATGTGCTGGATGAACCGATGATTGCGGACTATGAATACGACCAGCTCTATAAGGCCCTTGAAAGGCTGGAAAAAGATTCCCCGGGACGCATTACCCCAGATAGCCCGACCCAAAGGGTGGCCAGGGGACTTAATCCCTCCTTCCCTACTGTAGACCACCTGGTGCCGATGTTGTCGCTGGACAACAGTTATAACGCGGAAGACCTCATTGATTGGGACCGGAGGGTGAGGGAAGGTGCCGGTATCAAGGAGGTTGAGTACTGCGTAGAGCCCAAGTTCGATGGGGCCAGTATTTCACTGATCTATGACGACGACCTGCTGGCAAGGGGCGCTACCAGGGGCGATGGTGTGCAGGGGGATGATATCACCACCAATATCCGACAGATCCGTTCCGTTCCGCTATCAGCAAGGTTTTCGGACTATGGCATCCAACAAATTGAGATCAGGGGTGAAGTGTTGTTGAGTAAGAAGCATTTCAAGGCCTTCAACGAAAAACTGGCCGAGCAAAACCTTCCGCCACTGGCCAATCCACGGAACGCGGCCTCCGGTTCCCTGCGCATCAAGGACCCGGAAGAAGTGAGGAGGCGTAACCTGGAAGCCTTTCTTTACCACGTCAGCTACCATACAGATTCAGGTAAACCGCATCATGCGCTGGACACCCATGCAGGAACCCTGAAAATGCTTTGGGACCTGGGTTTCCGCAGCCCCGAAAAAGAGAAGAAGATCTTCAGGGGAATCGAAGGAGTGATTGACTACTGCCTGCGGTTCGAGGCCGAACGCGATGACCTGCCTTACGAGATAGATGGCATGGTGATCAAGGTGAATGATATAGCCCTGCAGGAAAAGCTGGGCATGACCACCCACCACCCCCGCTGGGCCATCGCCTTCAAGTTCAAGGCCAGGCAGGCTACCAGCAAGTTGAGGGCTGTTGAATTCCAGGTGGGCAGGACAGGGTCCATCACACCGGTGGCCAAGATAGATCCTGTACCCATTGGCGGGGTTACCGTATCCTCGGTTTCCCTCTTCAATGAGGATGTCATCAGGGAAAAGGACCTGATGATCGGTGACCAGGTATTGGTGGAGCGGGCAGGTGATGTGATCCCTTACATCGTGAAATCAATAGCCGAAGCCCGTAACGGTCATGAACACCCGATACAGTTCCCCCATAAATGCCCTGTATGCCATACCCAGCTGTACAAGGAAGAAGGGGAAGCCGTTTGGCGCTGTGTAAATATTGAGTGTCCGGCACAGGTAGTGGAGCGGATCATCCATTTTGTGAGCAAGGATGCCATGGACATCAATGGCTTCGGGGAAGCCAATGTGAGGAAGTTCTATGAACTGGGCTTTCTAACTGATATTCCCTCCATCTACCGCCTTCCCTTCGATATGATCAGGGGACTGGAAGGTTTTGGTGAGA is drawn from Flavihumibacter rivuli and contains these coding sequences:
- the ligA gene encoding NAD-dependent DNA ligase LigA — translated: MYNANETHHLQQLTHTLLKELPTIPEKEIEGLRDVLRFHEYRYYVLDEPMIADYEYDQLYKALERLEKDSPGRITPDSPTQRVARGLNPSFPTVDHLVPMLSLDNSYNAEDLIDWDRRVREGAGIKEVEYCVEPKFDGASISLIYDDDLLARGATRGDGVQGDDITTNIRQIRSVPLSARFSDYGIQQIEIRGEVLLSKKHFKAFNEKLAEQNLPPLANPRNAASGSLRIKDPEEVRRRNLEAFLYHVSYHTDSGKPHHALDTHAGTLKMLWDLGFRSPEKEKKIFRGIEGVIDYCLRFEAERDDLPYEIDGMVIKVNDIALQEKLGMTTHHPRWAIAFKFKARQATSKLRAVEFQVGRTGSITPVAKIDPVPIGGVTVSSVSLFNEDVIREKDLMIGDQVLVERAGDVIPYIVKSIAEARNGHEHPIQFPHKCPVCHTQLYKEEGEAVWRCVNIECPAQVVERIIHFVSKDAMDINGFGEANVRKFYELGFLTDIPSIYRLPFDMIRGLEGFGEKSITKLQEAIEKSKGQPLHRLIFALGIRYVGETTAKTLAQSVENIYDFAGMSLEELQQMEDVGVKVANSIYHFFHNKGNLDLLKDLEELGLTMKSEKKSSIASGNLAGQTFLFTGTLNRLKRSEAEAMAEAQGGKILSGVSSKLNYLVVGEDAGSKLEKAKKIPSIHIITEEEFLDLVGNG